The DNA sequence TTCTACATTGTCAAATTCTTTAAGAGCTGCTAATGTATTTTCTGCAATAGTCTGATTATATTTTCCTCCGGAATGTCCAAAATTCTGTCCTCCGTTGATGATTAGTACTTTTTTCATTTTTTTATGATTGTTTAAATTTTACTCTGCAAAGTTAGGATGCATGTTTGTATAATAAAAATAATATAAATTATAGGTAGTTATTATTTAAATGATAGTTTTGTTTTTTGATTCGGGTTGTGAGTTTCGAGGTTATTTTAATCAGGAGTTAATCATTCACCATTGGCTTTGCGAAGCAAAAATTGAGAATTGACGAATCTTCTTTTCATGGTGAAATGTCATGCGTTCTGTTGATCCTGATCTCACAGCTCTCTTGTAAATTTGTTATGATAAATAGAATGGATATGATACAGATTGCAATCTTTAGTGATGTGCATGGGAATCTTCCCGCATTAGATTCGGTGTTGAAGGATATAAAAGCAAGAGGAATTCAACATAAATTCTGCCTTGGTGATCTCATAGATTTTGCGCCCTGGGGAAATGAGGTAATAGAAAAGATGAGAAGTCTCAATATTCTTTGTCTAATGGGAAATCATGATGAAAGAATTGCTTTTGATTTTCCTGTTGTTCCTTTATCCAAACATTCTGAAGAAGAGACTGAAGCAAGATTTATAGCGATTGATCATTCTAAAAAACATATTACAAAGGAGAATAAAAAGTTTTTATCAGAACTGCCTTTTCATTTAAAATTAAATTATAAAGTAGGGAAGAAACACTGGAATATTCAGTTGGTTCATTCCAGCCTATCAAGCAATGACACTTATTTGTATGAATCAGAAGAGGATGAGATTTTTATAAGAATGCTGGAAGATGCTCAATCTGACGTCATTGTCATGGGACACACCCATTTATCTTTTAAAAAACAATTTGAAAATAACACATGGGCCATTAATTGTGGTTCCGTGGGGCGCTCTAAAGAAGAAAACAGACTGGCTTCTTATTTGGTGCTGACTTTAGACGAAGAGAAAATTACTCCGGAAATTATTCAAATACCTTATCCGATTGATGAAACGGTCCGTCAGATAAAGGAAAGCGGAATTCCGGATTATTATGCATTATTTCTTAAAAATGAAAATGTATTAATATTATAATTATTTTGTAACTTTGTATCAGAATATTAATAATTAAATCATGGTCAATTTAGAATGGTATCGTACTTTTAAGGCGATATATAAAACCGGGACATTGACGGGTGCTGCTGATGCTTTATTCATATCACAGCCGGGAGTGAGTCTGCATTTAAGCTCTCTGGAAGCTTATGTAGGATACAAACTATTCGACAGAACCGGTAGAAAAATGATCCCGACAGAACGTGGGAAAGTATTATTTAATGCCGTTGCTGAGCCTATTACCAAACTGGAAGATGTAGAGAAAAACTTTCAAAAATCTACAGAGAAACATACGCCTACCATCAGTGTCGGAATGTGTTTTGAAACTTTTCAGACGACGTTGGAGCAATATGTTTCTTCACTGCCTTTTAATCTGATTATCAGTTTTGGAGAATACCCGGAAATGCTGGATCAGCTGGATAAAGGAATTCTGGATCTTATCATCACTCCGAAAAAAGGGTCTTCACCCAATATAGAACATGAAGCTTTCTCTTCTGAACAAATCATTTTGGTGGGTGGAAAAGATGTGGATACAGCAGCTTTCAATAAAGTTTTGAAAACAAAAGATGCAGAGCAGATCGAGGAATGGCTGAAGAATGAAAAATGGTACGGAACCACCGGAGATATGGAACACCTTTTCCAGTTCTGGACCTTGAACTTTGGTCATAAACCTAATTTCCGTCCGAATTATATTGTTCCTAATCTGAATTCAATCATCCGTTGTTTGAAAGGTGGAACAGGACTAGCCGTTATCCCTGATTTTTTGTGTAAAAAAGACCTTGAAAGTGGGGAAGTTCAGCTAATTTGGGAAGGAAAAAAGAAGCTGGAAAACACGTTGTATTTCGGATGCCGTAAGAAAACCAATTATCAGACTGAAATAGAGCATATCAAAGGCTTATTCCGTCAGGTGATGGCTTAATACAACCATATCGCGCATTTGTAAACCATTTTCATATATCGGATCCGGATAATTTTCAATAAAAAAATCTTTCAGGACTCCGCTTTTAATGAAACCATTTTTCTCATAAAATCTGATCTGTTGGAATCCGGTATCGGATGTTCCAACGGTCAGTGTTTTATAATGATTTTCTTTGGCAATTTCTTTAGCTTTATTCATCAGAATACTTCCGATTCCTTTACTTCTATAGCTTTCAATGACTGCAATATTTTTAATTTCCAGTTCTGTATTGCTGTTTTTATACAATGCCATCACCGCAATATTTTCGGTGCGGTCATGTAAAAGATAAATGTCGGAATTGAAAATATACCGATCAATAGCTTCTCGGGTTTCATCCGCCAACAGCAACAAATGATAAGGAATTTCCGCATCCGGATTTAATAAACTCAATGTAAAATTTTCCATTTAAAGACTCATATGAATAAGTGGGTAATCTTTTCCTGAACCATCTTTTTCTGATCTTCTGATTTTTCTGAACCCCATTTTTTCATAAAATCCAATCGCTTGTGGATTCTGTTCATTCACATCCACTTTGGTCAATCCGGTCTTTTCTTTCATAAACTGATAAAGGGCTTTTCCATATCCTTTCCCACGGGCATCATCATGAATGAAGAGCATTTCAAGATTCCCTTCTGCTACGGCAGCAAAGCCTTTAGTGTCATTGTTTTCTATAATTAAATAAACTTCCAGATTAGGAAGATAATCTCTTGGAATGGCTCCTTTAAAATAATTGAAATCCTCTTCAGCCAGGAAATCGTGGGTTGCCTTTACGGCTGACTCCCAGATTTCCATAATTCTCGGATAATCCTCTGCTGCAGCCAATCTGATATTTTGTGACATGATTTTTAAATTTTAAGCAAAAATAGAGAAAATAGCGATGGATGCCAGAGGGAGAAGTAAATTTGCAACTAGCAACTAGCAACTAGCAACTAGCAACTAGCAACTAGCAACTAGCAACTAGCAACTAGCAACTAGCAACTAGCAACTAGCAACTGGCAACTCAAAACTGCAATTACATAACAATTTTTTAACAAGAACAGTAAAATTGGTAGGCAGAATTTTCAATTTTTTGTTGCAAATTTGTTTATCACTTTATATTAATAACTAAAATAAAGACTTATGCAAAAGAAAACCTATACAGGGCAGCCTGTGGTAACCTTAAATAACGGAGTGGATATTCCGGCTTTAGGCTTTGGAGTATGGCAGATGGAAGACCTGAAAGAATGTGAGAATGCAGTAATCAAAGCTATTCAAACAGGATATAGAATGATTGATACTGCTGCTATTTATCAGAATGAAACCGCTGTAGGTGCCGGGGTGAAAAATAGCGGAGTAGACAGGGATGAACTGTTTATCACGTCAAAAGTATGGGTTCAGGATCATGGGTATGAAAAGGCTAAAAGTGCTTTTCAGAGAACATTGGACAGATTACAGATGGATTATCTGGATATGTATCTGATCCACTGGCCTTATGGAGATTTCCTGGGAACGTGGAAGGCTTTGGAAGAATTATACAAGGAAGGAAAGATCAAAGCTATTGGGGTATGTAATTTTACCGTTGAGAAACTGGAAGAATTAAAAGCTAATTCAACAGTGTTACCGGTGATTAATCAGATTGAGCTGCATCCGGTATTCCAGCAGAAAGAACTGCAGATATACGACAGAGAAAATAATATTGTAACTCAGCCATGGAGCCCGCTTGGAAACGGTAATGCCAACCTTTTAAGCAATCCTGATCTGAAAGCAATCGCTGAAAAATATGGTAAGACCGTAGCTCAGGTAATTTTAAGATGGCACCTTCAGGAAGGATTCGTAGTGATCCCGAAATCTGTGACCCCGTCAAGAATTGAAGAAAACTTTAATGTATTTGATTTTGAGCTGACAGAAGATGAAATGAATGTCGTTCGTTCTTTGGATACAGGAAAAAGATTATTCTTTGATCCTAAAGATCCGGAATGGGAACAGAAAATGCTCAATTCCGTTGCGGATATTTAATAAAAATAAAGAATAGATTATTCCCACATATTTCGCAGAAAGCACAGATTTAATCCGCTGTATTTGTGAAATTTGTGGGAATACTGTTTTTATTCAGGTGAGGAATATCATATCCTGCTGGAAATGAAGTGTTCCTATTTTTTGTACCTTTTTAATTAAAATAGTTCTTATGTTTTGGCCCGATACAATCAGTAAAAAACTAGGGATACAATATCCTTTGATTCAGGCTCCGATGTTTGGAGTGAGTACGGTACAGATGGTGGCAGCCGCTGCAAAAGCAGAGTGTCTGGGATCATTGGCGTTGGCTGATCTTTCAGCAGATCAGTCTGTTGAATTGATCAGGGAAACGAAAAAATTGATAGATCAACCTTTCGCTGTAAATATTTTTGTACACCATATTCCTGAAGTGACGGATGGTTTAAAAGAAAAGTATATTAAAACCAAAGAGTTTCTTGAGCAGCTGGCCAGAGAAAATGACATTGATGCAGAGCTTCCGGAACTTGAGACAATCAGTATAAAGACTTATCATGAACAGGTAGATGCCATCATTGAAGAAAACTGTAAAATTTTAAGCTTTACATTCGGAAATCTGGATGATCAGAGTATTCAGAAATTAAAAGGAAACGGAGTTACCCTCATCGGAACCTGTACGTCTGTAAATGAAGCTTTGCAGCTTGAAAAATCAGGTATTGATATTATCTGTGTTCAGGGAATAGAGGCGGGAGGACACAGAGGAAGTTTTGACGCGGAGAATATTCCGCAGATCGGAGGGTTGTCTTTGCTGTCGCAGGCGTATGATCATGTGAGTGTCCCCCTGATTTATGCAGGAGGAATTTATGGTGCCAAGACCTTAAAAGCTGTTAAAGATTTAGGAGCGCAGGGCTTCCAGGTGGGAAATCTTTTATTGGCTTCTCAGGAAAGTGCTTTACAGCCTTTTGAAAAGGAAAGACTGAAAAAAGTAAGAGAAGAAGAAATTATGTTAACGAAAAGCTTTTCCGGACGATATGCCAGAGGAATAAAAAATCAATTTATAGAAGCGGTTGAAAACTCAGAATATATTTTACCCTATCCTTATCAGAATAAACTGACCAATGCGTTGCGTAAAGCAGCAAAATCTCTGCAAAATACTGAATTTGTATCTATCTGGCTGGGGCAGTCTATTCACCAGTATAGTGAACTTTCCACAGAAGAAATTTTGAGAAATCTGATCAAAGAATGTGAAAGATAGGTCAAGATAGTTTCAATTTGCTGGCAATTTTCTATTTTCGTGAAAGATAAAAACTAAAATCAGCGAAAATAAATGAAATTTTCAGAGGGAATTCAGAGATCACTTCCGTTCGGCTACCTGTTTCTTGTCGTAATGGGAATATTAAAAGAAAGTGTCTTCTATTACCAGATAGGCATTAATATTCTAAAATACTCAACAATTATGGATATCTTGATCAGTCCGATTGCTACCTTAACGGCTCATCCTGTGATATTGATTATCCTCATTGGTATCATTATATTTTCATTTGCTTTTCCCTCTTTTTTATCAAAACAGGCCAGTAAAAATAAACGTTGGGCATTCCAGATGGCATCTCTTAAAGGATATGAAAATATGAGCAAAGAGGCTATTGAGAATCATTTTACCAATATGTTTGTGAAGTTTCTGGCCATGATGCTGCTGTCTTTCTTTGTAGGAATAGGCCTGGGAGAAGGATTTGGGCTTACCAGAAAGATAAGGGAAAACAAACTTAAATATGACTATAGATTAAACTATGGTGATGATAAGTTTGAACAGGTTCATCTCATAGGATCCAACAGCATGTATTATATTTATCTGGCAAAAGGAAATAAAACAATAAAAATAGCACCGTTGAGCTCCATAAAAAATATTGAATTAACCAATAACAAGAAAATTGAATGATAATAATTTAATAAAAAAGCTTCAGATAAGATTCTGAAGCTTTTTGTTTATTTTGTTAAATCAAGACCACCGAAATTTCCGGAACTCATCATGAGATAAACACCATCCGTTTTATCCAATGTATTCCAATAGGCATGAAGATCTTCAGCGTTTGTAAATACCTTTAAATTCTCATTCTTGAATTTTTCTTTGATAAATTCTGGTGATATAGGCTCCATTCTCTTGATCTTCAAAGCATCTTCAGAATAGAAAACGATAGCTTCATTCAAACCGTCCATGGCATGGTCATACTGCTCCAGGAAGGCCGGATTTAAACTGGAATACGTGTGCAGTTCCAGAAATCCGTATTTCTTATCATTTTTAAACTGTTCAGTGAACGCTTTTACAGCTGCCTTCACCTTGCTTGGAGCATGAGCAAAATCTTTATAAAGTGTTCCCTTATCTTCTCTTTCTACTTTTTCAAGACGTTTGGATGCTCCTTTGAAGCTCATAATGGCCTCATAGAAATCTTCATCCATAATACCCAGCTGTCGGCAGATATGTCTTGCGCCTTCCATATTCAACAGGTTGTGAGCTCCAAAAACAGAAAGCGGAACATCTCCCATTTCAGTTTTTAAATACACTTTACCATTACTTATTTCGTATTCAGGAGTTCTATAAGGGATTTTTCTGAAATAGTTTTCAGCATTTTCCACTACTTTCACTACTTCCGGATCTTCTTCGTTATATACCAGAACGCCTCCTGCTGTAATGCTTGCCACAAATTTTCTGAACTGATCTATATAATCATCAAATGTTTTGAAAACATTGATATGATCCCATGCAATACCACTCATTAAAGCGATATTCGGCTGATACAGTAAAAATTTGGAACGAAGATCAATAGGAGAAGAAAGGTATTCATCACCTTCCAGAACCATGAAATCATTATCCTGAGTCAGTTTTACCATACAGTCGAAACCTTCAAGCTGAGCCCCAACCATGAAATCCACATCTTTCTGATGGAAATTCAGAACGTGAAGAATCATTGAAGTGATGGTTGTTTTACCATGTGATCCGGCAATAACAACTCTGGTTTTATTTTTAGACTGTTCGTACAGGAATTCAGGATAAGAATATATTTTCAGACCCAGTTCTTTTGCTTTTGCCAATTCAGGATTATCCTGATGGGCATGCATTCCAAGAATAACAGCATCAATATCCGGAGTGATCTTTTCCGGGAACCAGCCCATTTCCTGAGGCATAATTCCTTTCTTTTCCAAACGGGATTTTGAAGGTTCAAAAATAGCGTCATCAGAACCTGTCACCTGATATCCTTTGTCTTTTAATGCAATCGCAAGATTATGCATGGCGCTTCCGCCAATGGCAATGAAGTGGGTTTTCAATTGTATTTACTGTTTTTTAACATTAATATTAATGACCTGCTGGAAAGCTTCAAGAATGTTGTTCCAGTTGGTCTGATAATTCGGGATGATCATGCTGGCATCTGATTTACTCCCTTCATTTGGACCTTTCTTAACATTGATGGAAGTTGAAATATTGTCGTACAATTTTTTACGGTCTTCCTGTATTCTTCTGAAATTATTCTGAGAAAGTACCTGATCCAGTTTCTTTAAATCCTCATCAGAAATTTTAAAATCTTGTTTATATTTTTTACCCTGCCCTTCAAAAGAGTAGTGTACATTATTCCCTTTTATAAGCATATTTTCATATACAGGAGCATAGCCTCCACTTTTCGAATAGCTGATATCAAAATCCGAATATACTTTCTGGCTGTTGCATGAAACTAATACTATGATTGCGAATAAGATTCCAAGTATTTTGTTCATAATTTTTGTCATTACTTTAATTATTTGAGTCCTTTTGTTCTAATTTTTTAGCTTTAAGTTCTTCATCATAACTGTGTAATAGGTTGAAATCTTCTGTCTGCTCAATGGCAGTCATGATTTTCAATAAAATTTCCGGTGCTTTTTCATTATCATAATCAATATCCAAAGGAGCCTTAAATTCCATCGTAGGTTTTACACCGGTTACCTTTACGCGGAGTCCTTTTTTATCAAAAGCTCTTCTGAATCCGTTTATTTTGATCGGAATTACAATAGGACGCTGATTCTTTACCAACTTGGCCGTTCCTCTTCGTCCCTGTGCAAAAGCAGAAGTAGTTCCTTGAGGGAAAGTCGCTACCCAGCCATTGTCCAATGCTTTCATAATATTATCTACCTCGCTCATGTCTACCATTCTGTTGACATTCTTTCCTTCGGCTCTCCACGTTCTTTTTACCGTTACAGCACCTGCAATTTTGAAGATTTTAGGAAGAATACCCTTATTCATAGTTTCCTCTGCTGCTACATAGTAAAAATCGATCTTTGGATTCAATAGGTAGATTGGATTTTTTATCGTGTTCAGATATCCGTTATTTACAGCACAGAATGCATGATACATTGCTGCCACATCTGCAAAATAGGTCTGATGGTTGGATACAAAAAGTACGTTAGAGTCCGGAAGATCCACAAGGTGTTCTGTTCCGGTTATCTTTAACTTATTAAAGCCGTTGAATCTTCTGTATGATACAACTCCTAAAATAAAAATAATAAACCTTTTCAAAAAATAAGGTGTTCCGAATGCATCGGTGAAAATATTTTTCTTCGCCATCTCTCAATTAAACACGGTAGTGCAAAGTTACATTTTTTTCAGCAACTGGCTGAATTCACTTAATATCATCGCTGTTGCACCCCAGATAATGTATCCGTTGAAATTGATCACAGGAACCTCATATCCGTTTGCGTTGGGCAGCGCCATGATTTCCGGGGTATCAGACAGGTTCAGAAAGGAAGTGATGGGGAATTCTATGGTTTCCACAGCTTCCGTCTGCTGAAGAACGAAGGCGGGATTCTTTTTAGTATAAGAAATGTAGGGATATACATAAAAATTGCTCGGTGGAATATAAATAGGAGACATTTCTCTGATAATCCTTACATAATGCTTGTCTATTCCGATCTCTTCGGAAGTCTCCCGAATTGCGGTTTCAGCAAAATCTCTGTCCATCTCTTCACGCTTTCCTCCAGGCAGTGAAATCTGCCCGCTGTGTCTGTCGTGCTCATTAATTGTTCTTTGAATCAATGGAAAATACCACTCGTTGTCTTTTAAATATAGAACAATATTTACAGCTGCAAACTTAGGATTCTTTGCCAATACTTCATCATAAGTAAAGACCGGGCGTGAGGGAGGTGAGAAAACTCCATGCGCGTGTTCACCGGGAAGTTCTACACTTTTTATTTTTCGTAATAAATCTTTTCCAAAATTTTCCATACTTCAAATTTAACAATATATCTTGAAGAAATAAGGGCCTTAACATTAATTAACCATGTAAGATCAGGATGAAAAGATCAGTAACTTTGGATTTTCCTTGACAAATGAAAGATGGATAATTAATGGTGGTAATATTTTAAAACCCAGCGTTGTGAAGTGTTACTGCCCATGATGAATTTAAAAAAATGAGTGAAAATCACGTCAAGAGATTATTCAATATTCACCATTGAATGAGCTAGTTATGAGTCTTAAAATGACTCCCGTATTTTTCCGTAACTGAAAACAATGACTTCCCTGCAACGGCAAATGGTGACCCTTACAACTATAAACAGTGACTTTTGAAATTTACACTTTGATGGTGGTTTTTCATTTTGACTCAGAGGCTATCTTTGCCTTACTATTAACCAATTAATTTTTACTAAGATGAAAAATTTACTTACAGGTGTATTTACACTATTCGCCATGAGTTTCGGATTTGCACAATTCAATATTGATGTAACTACCCAAACAGGAAACTTAAATGTTGCTACTGTGGATCAGACTGGCCTTTTGAATATCAACTCTTTGACACAGACAGGAAATCGTAATACTGCAGACATTGATCAGGTAGGTATTTTGAACGTTAATACTGCAAAAAGTATCGGAAACAGAAACTCTATAGACGTAGATCAGGTGGGTATCGGAAACTCAAACGAAGTCATGCAGATGGGAAACAGAAACTCTGCTTCAACATGGCAGCTTGGAGTTCTTAACTCTACAGAACAAACTCAGATCGGAAGAAGAAATGATGCTTCTTCAGTACAGGTAGGATTAGGTAACTCTGTTGTTCAATATCAGGACGGAAGAAGAAATGATGCTTCAGCTATTCAGTTAGGTAGCGGTAATCAGGCATTCCAGGTTCAGCTGGGAAGAAGAAATGATGCCAGCGGACTTCAGATAGGAGCTAATAATGTCCTTGTTCAGTATCAGGATGGTGATGATAACAGTGCTAATCATGTACAAGCAGGAACAGGTAATATCGCAGCTTCAGTTCAGGTAGGAGATGATAATACTTCTGTGGGAGTACAGGCAGGTAATGCCAACCAGCTTTATCAGTTCCAGATAGGAAATTCCAATACAGCTATTGACCTTCAGATGGGTAATGGTAACTTTACCTGGGTAGCTCAAAGCGGTACTGGCCATGTTCACTTAGGAGCTCAGATGGGTAACGGAAACTCAATGATTGTGAATCAATCCAATTAAGCCCTATAACACATACTGTAAATCTTAGAAATTGTAAAGGAGAAGCTACAGGGTTTCTCCTTTTTTACCTCCGGTTTCTACCAGTTTGCATCAGTACCTTTAATACATAGAGGCCATGTTTACTTTAAGATGGAGTATTCTTGCTCTTTTCATAGTATTGCCATTGCAGGCACAGGAAATAGACTGGGATAAGATCAACAGCAATACAATCTTTAATCTTATAGCCAGGCAGCAGACTGATCAGACTTCATTCGGTTCCAATATTATTCAGATAGGAGAGTATAACAATGCCGAGCTTTCTCTGAATGCCAGAACTCATATTGCTGTAAAACAACTGGGAGACTTTAATACGCTTTATTTTATCAACTCATTTACAGATAAAGAAACTAAAGCTGCAGTTACTGCACAAGGAAACAACAATATTATTGATGTCACGGGAAGCAACAGTATTTCGGATGGAATTCAGATCAATGTAAAGGGAGACAATAAAACAGTTTTCATGAGAAACTATTAAAATACAAATGATGAAAATTTTATATTCCCTTAGCCTGAGCACATTTTTTAGCTTCCTGTCTGTATGGATGTATGGGCAGGAAGATAAAAAAGTAAATGCAAGAATAGAGAGCAGTCTCCTTGAAAATCAGATTATCCTGAAAGCAATTGTAATGAACAATACCACCGTTTATAAGGAACTGAATTACCTTTTGGTTTCTATTAAAAAAGGAAACGGCGGGAACCTTTCAAACAATCAGCAGAGTGGTAAATTTTCTGTTAATCCCAATGAAGTCAAAATACTATCGGAGATCAGCGTAAATCTTGAATCAAAAGATGCTTTGAAGGCCTTTCTTTATATCAGGGATGAAGAAACACAAAAACTGGTCGCCAAAGACAGCCTGGAGCTTAACAGCGATCTTTTTAAAAAGAAAACCGCAAAGGTAGAAGAGGATGCAGCTTATGAACTGAGAGGACTTACCATTGATGAAACCAAAACCAAGGTTGGAAAAGATTTTTATGATCTGTTTTATATGCAATACAGTCAGCTTCCGGATAAAAGCAGCAGTGCCGTTACCATTACAGAACTTCCCCTTCGCGGAACAAGCGGCCAGATCAATATTCAGATTGAGGATAAGATTATTTACAGTTTTATGACCAATCCGGCAGAAGATTATTTAGCAGAACAGCTGGTCTACAGCTTAAAATATATCAAAGAATTTAATGCTAAGAAAAACCTTATTAAAAATGAATTTATCTACTAAAAATGTCCGCCATGAAAACTTTTATCATTATTTTGACCTTTATTGCGGGTATTTTCTACGGAAAATCTCAGCAGCTCGTCTACAAACCGGTCAATCCGGCTTTTGGGGGTGATACCTTTAATTACCAGTGGCTTTTAAGCTCTGCCAATGCACAAAACCAATTTGACGAAAAAAATGATTTCAGCAATCTGCTGGATCGTGTAAACTCTCTTGACAGCTTTACCCAGAGTCTCAACAGACAAATTCTCAGTGAACTTTCAAGAAAACTGTTTGATCAACAGTTTGGTGATGGAAACATAAAGCCGGGAAATTATCTTTTCGGATCGCTTTACTTACAGATTACCAATACTAATCAGGGACTTTTAATCAATATTTTGGATACCAGCAATGGCGATCAGTCCGAGATCGTAATTCCGAAATAGGAAATCACTAAAAATAAACTTACCATGACAACCTACACTTACACCAGAATCTTTTTCTGTAGTTTCCTGCTATGCATTCTGCAGGCTTGTAGTTCAATATTTGGTTTAC is a window from the Chryseobacterium indologenes genome containing:
- a CDS encoding metallophosphoesterase family protein: MIQIAIFSDVHGNLPALDSVLKDIKARGIQHKFCLGDLIDFAPWGNEVIEKMRSLNILCLMGNHDERIAFDFPVVPLSKHSEEETEARFIAIDHSKKHITKENKKFLSELPFHLKLNYKVGKKHWNIQLVHSSLSSNDTYLYESEEDEIFIRMLEDAQSDVIVMGHTHLSFKKQFENNTWAINCGSVGRSKEENRLASYLVLTLDEEKITPEIIQIPYPIDETVRQIKESGIPDYYALFLKNENVLIL
- a CDS encoding LysR family transcriptional regulator produces the protein MVNLEWYRTFKAIYKTGTLTGAADALFISQPGVSLHLSSLEAYVGYKLFDRTGRKMIPTERGKVLFNAVAEPITKLEDVEKNFQKSTEKHTPTISVGMCFETFQTTLEQYVSSLPFNLIISFGEYPEMLDQLDKGILDLIITPKKGSSPNIEHEAFSSEQIILVGGKDVDTAAFNKVLKTKDAEQIEEWLKNEKWYGTTGDMEHLFQFWTLNFGHKPNFRPNYIVPNLNSIIRCLKGGTGLAVIPDFLCKKDLESGEVQLIWEGKKKLENTLYFGCRKKTNYQTEIEHIKGLFRQVMA
- a CDS encoding GNAT family N-acetyltransferase; translation: MENFTLSLLNPDAEIPYHLLLLADETREAIDRYIFNSDIYLLHDRTENIAVMALYKNSNTELEIKNIAVIESYRSKGIGSILMNKAKEIAKENHYKTLTVGTSDTGFQQIRFYEKNGFIKSGVLKDFFIENYPDPIYENGLQMRDMVVLSHHLTE
- a CDS encoding GNAT family N-acetyltransferase gives rise to the protein MSQNIRLAAAEDYPRIMEIWESAVKATHDFLAEEDFNYFKGAIPRDYLPNLEVYLIIENNDTKGFAAVAEGNLEMLFIHDDARGKGYGKALYQFMKEKTGLTKVDVNEQNPQAIGFYEKMGFRKIRRSEKDGSGKDYPLIHMSL
- a CDS encoding aldo/keto reductase — protein: MQKKTYTGQPVVTLNNGVDIPALGFGVWQMEDLKECENAVIKAIQTGYRMIDTAAIYQNETAVGAGVKNSGVDRDELFITSKVWVQDHGYEKAKSAFQRTLDRLQMDYLDMYLIHWPYGDFLGTWKALEELYKEGKIKAIGVCNFTVEKLEELKANSTVLPVINQIELHPVFQQKELQIYDRENNIVTQPWSPLGNGNANLLSNPDLKAIAEKYGKTVAQVILRWHLQEGFVVIPKSVTPSRIEENFNVFDFELTEDEMNVVRSLDTGKRLFFDPKDPEWEQKMLNSVADI
- a CDS encoding NAD(P)H-dependent flavin oxidoreductase; translated protein: MFWPDTISKKLGIQYPLIQAPMFGVSTVQMVAAAAKAECLGSLALADLSADQSVELIRETKKLIDQPFAVNIFVHHIPEVTDGLKEKYIKTKEFLEQLARENDIDAELPELETISIKTYHEQVDAIIEENCKILSFTFGNLDDQSIQKLKGNGVTLIGTCTSVNEALQLEKSGIDIICVQGIEAGGHRGSFDAENIPQIGGLSLLSQAYDHVSVPLIYAGGIYGAKTLKAVKDLGAQGFQVGNLLLASQESALQPFEKERLKKVREEEIMLTKSFSGRYARGIKNQFIEAVENSEYILPYPYQNKLTNALRKAAKSLQNTEFVSIWLGQSIHQYSELSTEEILRNLIKECER
- a CDS encoding UDP-N-acetylmuramate--L-alanine ligase, with the translated sequence MKTHFIAIGGSAMHNLAIALKDKGYQVTGSDDAIFEPSKSRLEKKGIMPQEMGWFPEKITPDIDAVILGMHAHQDNPELAKAKELGLKIYSYPEFLYEQSKNKTRVVIAGSHGKTTITSMILHVLNFHQKDVDFMVGAQLEGFDCMVKLTQDNDFMVLEGDEYLSSPIDLRSKFLLYQPNIALMSGIAWDHINVFKTFDDYIDQFRKFVASITAGGVLVYNEEDPEVVKVVENAENYFRKIPYRTPEYEISNGKVYLKTEMGDVPLSVFGAHNLLNMEGARHICRQLGIMDEDFYEAIMSFKGASKRLEKVEREDKGTLYKDFAHAPSKVKAAVKAFTEQFKNDKKYGFLELHTYSSLNPAFLEQYDHAMDGLNEAIVFYSEDALKIKRMEPISPEFIKEKFKNENLKVFTNAEDLHAYWNTLDKTDGVYLMMSSGNFGGLDLTK
- a CDS encoding lysophospholipid acyltransferase family protein, with product MAKKNIFTDAFGTPYFLKRFIIFILGVVSYRRFNGFNKLKITGTEHLVDLPDSNVLFVSNHQTYFADVAAMYHAFCAVNNGYLNTIKNPIYLLNPKIDFYYVAAEETMNKGILPKIFKIAGAVTVKRTWRAEGKNVNRMVDMSEVDNIMKALDNGWVATFPQGTTSAFAQGRRGTAKLVKNQRPIVIPIKINGFRRAFDKKGLRVKVTGVKPTMEFKAPLDIDYDNEKAPEILLKIMTAIEQTEDFNLLHSYDEELKAKKLEQKDSNN
- a CDS encoding NUDIX hydrolase; the protein is MENFGKDLLRKIKSVELPGEHAHGVFSPPSRPVFTYDEVLAKNPKFAAVNIVLYLKDNEWYFPLIQRTINEHDRHSGQISLPGGKREEMDRDFAETAIRETSEEIGIDKHYVRIIREMSPIYIPPSNFYVYPYISYTKKNPAFVLQQTEAVETIEFPITSFLNLSDTPEIMALPNANGYEVPVINFNGYIIWGATAMILSEFSQLLKKM
- a CDS encoding curli production assembly/transport protein CsgE, with protein sequence MMKILYSLSLSTFFSFLSVWMYGQEDKKVNARIESSLLENQIILKAIVMNNTTVYKELNYLLVSIKKGNGGNLSNNQQSGKFSVNPNEVKILSEISVNLESKDALKAFLYIRDEETQKLVAKDSLELNSDLFKKKTAKVEEDAAYELRGLTIDETKTKVGKDFYDLFYMQYSQLPDKSSSAVTITELPLRGTSGQINIQIEDKIIYSFMTNPAEDYLAEQLVYSLKYIKEFNAKKNLIKNEFIY
- a CDS encoding curli production assembly/transport component CsgF, which translates into the protein MKTFIIILTFIAGIFYGKSQQLVYKPVNPAFGGDTFNYQWLLSSANAQNQFDEKNDFSNLLDRVNSLDSFTQSLNRQILSELSRKLFDQQFGDGNIKPGNYLFGSLYLQITNTNQGLLINILDTSNGDQSEIVIPK